In Providencia alcalifaciens, the sequence ACAACAGGAATCTATGCCATCCCAAAAGTTGGCATTAGCGGAGAAAGATAATAAGCTTATCGCGTCACCCGATGGGGACGATAACAGCCTACAACTTCGCCAAAAAATTTGGATAAGTCAGATTTATCTTGAACCTAATGAATCGAAAATCCTCACATTACGAGGTAAAAATGCCTATCTGCAATCCATTCATGGTGGTTTACAAGTGAGCGGGAAAGAATCGCTATCTTTATCAATGAGCTGTAACGACGGGTTATTTATCCAAGATGAAAATACCCTAACGCTCACCAGTGACCGAGTATTTAGAGGTTTATTAATTGATTTAGGGGAGTCGTTTTAATCCTATTCAGGGGGTGGAAAGGTGAATTTAATCTGTTAATCACGCAAAATTTGCGAATAGATTCTCAAATTTCATCATTTATATTTCCGCTATCCTGATACCACTGTGATAGAGTCCAGCCATAAGACAGTTAAAAAACCATCAGTTTTTAACTCCGAACTTTATTTTTTGATTTTAAAGGGGTTCTTGTGGCTTTATTCATTTTGCAGCGACACAATCAAATTTTCTCTCGGATACTCAATGAGGTTGTCCCTCAAGATGAATTAGCAAAACAATTCTCTATTTCCACCCGTACTATTCGTTCAGACATCAATGAAATCAACGAATTAATTAAAGATCATAGCGCCCATATTGTGTATGAACGCGGGCGGGGGTATCGATTAAAAATCGAAAATGATGAGGTTTTTTCTGCATTTACTAAGCTTAATGATAAAAACAACCAAATCCCACGCACCAGCAAAGAGCGTATTGATGCCCTGTTGCTCAAACTCTTGATGTTATCCCTACCCGTCAAGCTCGATGATATTGCCGAAGAGTGGTTTGTCAGCCGCAGTACCATTCAGCAAGATATGGGAGCCGTTCGGGAGCATCTACATCGCTATCAAGTGCAATTGGAAAGTATTCCCCATCAAGGGATCCGTTTAAATGGTAGCGAGTGGGCTATTCGTGCTTGTATGACCGAAGCACTCTGGCGGCAGTTTAGCGAGCAAATCACCCCCGACCTCGCCACATTCACTCCGGAAAGTCTGGATAATCTCGATTTAACTTACATCGATAAAGTGGTTCATAACAGTTTGAATCGCTTTGATATTCGTATCAGCAATGAAGGTCATCTTTATCTTGTATTTAACTGCGCCGTTACCATTTTACGTATTACCCGCGGCCATGAACTCAATGTCAGCGTCAACAACAAAGAGTTAGAAGAAATCATTACTCAAGCCTGCGATGAAATTTCTAAAGGGCTAATTTACTTTCTTGGTAATGATTTATCTCCAGCCGAATTGAGCTTTTTGCACGACCAAATCATCGCACAGCGTATCAGTAACCAGCATGCGTCAACACAAAAGCATAATCATCACAATGAGTTATCTGAATACATTTTAAATTATATCAACGAGTTGTATAACTATGATTTGCGCAATGATGAAAAGCTAAAGAAAGATCTGAATACCCATCTTTCTGCTTTAATGACTCGCCTTCAATACCATATTTCCACCCCAAACCCACTGCTTTCAGACATCAAGCAGTATTATCCGTTTGCTTACGATGTCACGCTAAGCGCCTTAACCAGCGCCAGTAAGCAGCTACTTCCACATCCTATTAATGAAGATGAACTGGGTTACTTAGCTGTGCACATTGGCGTTAGTCTTGAACGAAATTATGGGGCAGGCTCCGCACGCCAGACGGAAGTGTTAGTGGTCACTGATGCGGGGAACTCCACCTTTCGCGTAGTGGAATCCAAAATTATGCGCGAATTTCCGCAGCTCAAATTTAGCCGAGGGTTAACACTACAAGAGTATGAATCGTTGGATGAAGTCGCAGAAGACTTTGTGATCACCACCGTACGGATCTCTGAAAAGAATAAACCGGTGATTAAAATTGCGCCCTTTCCAACCCCCTACCAGCTCGAACAAGTGGGTCGCTTAGCGATGGTGGATCAGACCCGTCCTTATATTATTGAACGCTTCTTTGATGAACGTTTCTTTATGGTTATCAATGAAAAAATTAGCCAAGAGACGCTGTTCAAAACCGTATGCCAAAAGCTGCAACTAGAGGGCTATGTCACCACTGATTTTTATCCGTCACTGCAAGAGCGAGAATCCATTGTCTCGACATTACTGGGCGAAGGGATCGCCCTTCCTCACTCTTTGGGGTTACTTGCAAATAAAACCATCGTGACAACTATCCTTGCACCGCAAGGTATCGAGTGGAACAAAGAAACCAAAGAGAACGCCTATGTGATTTTCTTATTGGCAATCAGCAAAACTGACTATGAAGAAGCCATGGCAATTTATGATTTATTTGTCACCTTTGTGAAAGAGAAAACCACCCGCCGCCTGGTGAATGTCAAAAATTTCAATGAGTTCCAAGCAATCGCTAAAGATAGTCTCGCGCGAATTTTATAGTTTTCAATTATTCCCCTACTATCACTTCCCATCATTTCCACTTTCCAGTGGAAAAAGGGGGGTGACCATTATTTACGTGATCCTAACCACAACTCCGCCAAATGATTTTTAGTCTAAATTGTCCACTTTATGGGTAAACAGCGTAAGTGGAAGTGGAAATTTCCACTCTATGTAGATTTACACAGATTCATTTCCACTTTTATTTACTAGCCCGCACACCATTTCCATCATCCCCAAAATAACCATAATTATTTGAAATATAATAAATTTATTATATTGCTTATTATGAGGTTATCTACAATCACTCTCATAGTGCGTTAATTTTTCCAGTTAGCTTCCTCTTAGATCGAAAATTAACCTTTCCCCTTCCAGTTACACTTCCAAAATATTTCCACTTTGAACTGGAAATTCCCTGTCTGCAAAATTATTCAAGAAGCGATTAAGGTATTAGTCATGAAGAAAAAAGTGATTTGATTTGAAATATTACCTTGGATTTTAAATAGTTATGAATGAATCAGTTGTAGTTTTCAAAATGTTAGAAGACGACCTTGATATCCATCAGGTCACACAAGAACTGCTAGCAGTGATTACTGACTGGCTCAAACTGGAGGGTTGCTACACCACGGATGTACAGCAACAAATGCTGGAGTCTCATCTACGTGCCATGGTCGCTCGAGCCAAAACCGGTGAAGCCTTACCGGAAGTGGATATCAGCCTGTTCGATGAAATTTCGAGCCATTCCATTGCATTAGCGCAACGCGTTGTCGATACCTTGCCAGGGCTTGCGCCAGAAGAGGCTTACTTGCTCTCAGTTCACTTTGAAGTTGCCCGTTCTAATGATTAATTTTTAGTACCTTATTTTTAGCATTCGGTCTTGGAGAATATTTTATGAAACAGATAGTTATTGTTATCGGCGATCGTTTAGGTAAAGGGCAAAAAGTGGCTGCGGGTGTTGAATCTGCCGGCGGAAAAGCCATCGTTGTTCCCGGTGTCGCTGCTGACATGAAACTGGGGGATGTGATGAACCAAGAACAAGCTGATCTTGGCATTTCATTCTGTGGTAGCGGTGGTGCAGGCGCCATTACAGCTCAAACCAAATATGGCTACAAAGCGCGTTATGGGATGCGTTCGATTGAAGAGGGAGAAACCGCCATTGCTGAAGGTTGCAATGTTTTAGGTTTCGGTTTTATGGACAAGGAAGAGTTAGGCGAGCGCTTAGTTAAAGCTTTTAATAAAAAATACGGCAACGCTTAATGAAAAAATCTATCGAAACGACCGTACGGGTGACAGGGCAAGGCGACACAAAGCAAAAAGCGATTGCTGACGCCTTAAATTCGATTCAAAAAACCGTACTTAAGAACAGCACCGACATCATTCTGCGGATAGAACCCAAGGATGTTGAGGTTGTTAGTGCTCACTCTCATTCGCGGACAGAAAAGTTTCTCTTTCTCTTTTTGCCACGTAAACGTGAACATTTTCGAGTTGTTCTCGACGTTTCGCTGGATGTCACCTTACTTTCTGTCAACGAAATTCCATTTACAGAACAATAAAAGCAATCAGGTCTGGAGTAAATTCCATGAGTGAAACTGCATCTTTCTTAGAAATATTGGGCATGTCCCTTATTATCGGCGGTCTCTGCGGCTTTGGTTTAGGCGCAGGGGCGGCACGTATGTTCCACGCGCCAACCATTCAAGGTATGGGAGCATTCCGTACCCTTGGTGAGTTAAACGCGTGTGAGGGCGACCCTGCATCACACTTCTCATTTGGCTTAGGATTCTTCTTCAACGCATGGGCATCATCGGTCGCTGCGGGTGCGTTCACCCAAGACGTTGATCACCGTATCATTCCTAACTGGGGTGCCGCCGCTCTATTAACTAAAAACCGCAGTGTGGCAGATACCCTGCATAACCCGAAAAAAATGGCGATAGCCTGTGCCATTATAGGGGCATTGGTGGTCGCCTTCTTAAATACCACGGCGTCCGCAGTACCAGCCGCGCTACAAACCACCGCGATCAACGTGCTGGTTCCTGCGGCTAACTTACTGGTTAACACCGTGATGCCTGTCATTTTCTGGCTAGCTGCGATGGATGCAGGTCGTCGTTCCGGTTTCTGGGCAACCTTATTTGGTGGTTGCGCACAATTAATCATGGGTAACGCTATCCCAGGTTTAGTGTTAGGGATCTTGATTGGTAAAGGCGTGGATGACAATGGCTGGAACCGTATCACTCGTACCATGATGATCACCGTTGTTCTGCTATTCGTTCTCAGTGGCTTCTTCCGCGAATTTGACCTGAAGATGATCACCTCTTTCAACTTAGACAAACCACTGTGGCTTGAATATGTCCACGGACTGCTGAGCGGGAAATAATCATGACAACTGAAATCAATAAACAAGACTTTTGGTATGCAGAATGGTCTTTCCCTATCTTTGTTGGGCTGCTATCAGCGGGGATCTTCGCAGGTACCCATATGTACGTCGTGTACGGGTTCGGCGCATTTAACGAAGTGGCTTTCGTCGCCATGTTACGCGCTGGGTTAGATACGGGGGTTTACGGTGCTGTCGCCGCCTTCGGAGCAAGCTTCCTGTTTGCGCGGATTATCGAAGGGTCATTAGTGGGGATTTTGGATATCGGTGGTGCACTACAAACCGGTATTGGCTTAGGAGTTCCCGCACTATTTTTAGCCGCAGGCTGGGATATTTTAGTCACCAACTTCTGGATCTCCCTGATCACTGGTTTATTCCTTGGTGTGCTTATCGGCTTAATTATCGTGTTCGCCCGTAAATTTACTATTGCGCAAGCTAACTCCACATTCGGCGCAGACGTAATGATGGGTGCAGGTAACACATCCGGTCGTTTCTTGGGTCCATTGATTATCCTTGCTGCAATGGCCGCGTCTATTCCGATTGGTATCGGCGCACTGATTGGCTCACTGATTTTCTATGTATGGCAAAAACCCGTCGCCGGGGGCGCTATCTTAGGTGCGATGTTGTTTGGGTATTTCTTCCCACTCGCCGCTTAATTAGCATTCCTCCCCCCATACCAATTGGGGGGAGGTAACAAAGAGAGACGTTATGTACACCTTAATAATCAAACAGGGCAAGCGTATCGATGGTTCAATTATCGATATTCTAATCAAAGACGGAAAAATCGAAGCGGCGGGTCCTGAGCTTTCCCACAATCAGCAAGCTGAAAAAATCATTGATCTTGAAGGAAA encodes:
- a CDS encoding BglG family transcription antiterminator, with product MALFILQRHNQIFSRILNEVVPQDELAKQFSISTRTIRSDINEINELIKDHSAHIVYERGRGYRLKIENDEVFSAFTKLNDKNNQIPRTSKERIDALLLKLLMLSLPVKLDDIAEEWFVSRSTIQQDMGAVREHLHRYQVQLESIPHQGIRLNGSEWAIRACMTEALWRQFSEQITPDLATFTPESLDNLDLTYIDKVVHNSLNRFDIRISNEGHLYLVFNCAVTILRITRGHELNVSVNNKELEEIITQACDEISKGLIYFLGNDLSPAELSFLHDQIIAQRISNQHASTQKHNHHNELSEYILNYINELYNYDLRNDEKLKKDLNTHLSALMTRLQYHISTPNPLLSDIKQYYPFAYDVTLSALTSASKQLLPHPINEDELGYLAVHIGVSLERNYGAGSARQTEVLVVTDAGNSTFRVVESKIMREFPQLKFSRGLTLQEYESLDEVAEDFVITTVRISEKNKPVIKIAPFPTPYQLEQVGRLAMVDQTRPYIIERFFDERFFMVINEKISQETLFKTVCQKLQLEGYVTTDFYPSLQERESIVSTLLGEGIALPHSLGLLANKTIVTTILAPQGIEWNKETKENAYVIFLLAISKTDYEEAMAIYDLFVTFVKEKTTRRLVNVKNFNEFQAIAKDSLARIL
- a CDS encoding transcriptional antiterminator, which codes for MNESVVVFKMLEDDLDIHQVTQELLAVITDWLKLEGCYTTDVQQQMLESHLRAMVARAKTGEALPEVDISLFDEISSHSIALAQRVVDTLPGLAPEEAYLLSVHFEVARSND
- a CDS encoding DUF4310 family protein — translated: MTTEINKQDFWYAEWSFPIFVGLLSAGIFAGTHMYVVYGFGAFNEVAFVAMLRAGLDTGVYGAVAAFGASFLFARIIEGSLVGILDIGGALQTGIGLGVPALFLAAGWDILVTNFWISLITGLFLGVLIGLIIVFARKFTIAQANSTFGADVMMGAGNTSGRFLGPLIILAAMAASIPIGIGALIGSLIFYVWQKPVAGGAILGAMLFGYFFPLAA
- a CDS encoding DUF4311 domain-containing protein, which produces MSETASFLEILGMSLIIGGLCGFGLGAGAARMFHAPTIQGMGAFRTLGELNACEGDPASHFSFGLGFFFNAWASSVAAGAFTQDVDHRIIPNWGAAALLTKNRSVADTLHNPKKMAIACAIIGALVVAFLNTTASAVPAALQTTAINVLVPAANLLVNTVMPVIFWLAAMDAGRRSGFWATLFGGCAQLIMGNAIPGLVLGILIGKGVDDNGWNRITRTMMITVVLLFVLSGFFREFDLKMITSFNLDKPLWLEYVHGLLSGK
- a CDS encoding DUF4312 family protein — its product is MKKSIETTVRVTGQGDTKQKAIADALNSIQKTVLKNSTDIILRIEPKDVEVVSAHSHSRTEKFLFLFLPRKREHFRVVLDVSLDVTLLSVNEIPFTEQ
- a CDS encoding glycine-rich SFCGS family protein; this encodes MKQIVIVIGDRLGKGQKVAAGVESAGGKAIVVPGVAADMKLGDVMNQEQADLGISFCGSGGAGAITAQTKYGYKARYGMRSIEEGETAIAEGCNVLGFGFMDKEELGERLVKAFNKKYGNA